One region of Carya illinoinensis cultivar Pawnee chromosome 8, C.illinoinensisPawnee_v1, whole genome shotgun sequence genomic DNA includes:
- the LOC122319324 gene encoding ATP-dependent DNA helicase Q-like SIM isoform X3 — translation MFCPYDPPALRTLRISPEFKVSHRLAGNASKREHFHIMDGNDASSDQVIEKLIEMGFEDFAVKEGVKARGPSFVDALDYILNGPCRNGGGTSSSSRCSTGNRKALRKRAFSSLHPSSETRQSSILDHFQFKARPKPSKVDAVPDMLVSGSNVSPSYVKDHRDCTQELDIGTDWEKKAISLLQNHFGYSSLKNFQKEALAAWFAHQDCLVLAATGSGKSLCFQIPALLTGKVVVVISPLISLMHDQCLKLAKHGISACFLGSGQPDSSVEQKAMRGMYDIIYVCPETILRLIEPLQRLAESRGIALFAIDEVHCVSKWGHDFRPDYRRLSVLRENFSACNLKFLEFDIPLMALTATATIRVREDILKSLSMSKETKIVLTSFFRSNLRFSVKHSRTSSPSSYGKDFCELIDIYVRKRKTGYKKQITMSEELGGASDGPDISCIYKADGISRNDQNHTEDSYSDRDIDEPYSMKENGSTAMKGKEMSIEYLENDVDVFHGVDDWDVAFGEFCGQSPHACWGSSGLSKTVDPPNEPKEILRLLHEPLEQGLTIIYVPTRKETLNITKYLCERGVKAAAYNASLPKSHLRQVHKEFHENNLEVVVATIAFGMGIDKLNVRRIIHYGWPQSLEAYYQEAGRAGRDGKLADCTLYANLTRVPSLLPSKRSEEQTKHAYKMLSDCFRYGMNTYRCRAKTLVEYFGEDLSYEKCLLCDVCVDGPPGMQNLKEEADVLMQAIASHHEKESFMDGSYDDATCTGMKQWHSMEMPNLRMLVGKIREQVTLNLACVCVFCDGGNVCARCFIWGFKTFLKFLLFVCFYLMATCSPKNLWQLICYGGEVLHGLWKIKDTFERQIRSPTGDGNSEVLVCTRLKLGATSMFVRLIAPHAWIHVQIQFPEPTKLGLELFQSEKDQFFYVYPEADMLLSVSKHKSCTTFSEWGKGWADPEIRRQRLERMQVQRNRKPERSTAPRKRKHRGPQTSRSRKSSKRNPDLRTVRGRIESKLSKYQ, via the exons ATGTTTTGCCCTTATGACCCACCTGCCCTGCGAACTCTCAGAATTTCTCCCGAATTCAAAGTCTCGCACCGTCTGGCGGGAAACGCATCTAAGAG AGAACATTTTCATATCATGGATGGCAATGATGCATCTTCTGACCAAGTCATTGAAAAACTGATTGAAATGGGATTTGAGGATTTCGCCGTCAAAGAAGGTGTAAAAGCAAGGGGTCCATCATTTGTTGATGCACTTGACTATATCTTGAATGGTCCTTGTAGAAATGGTGGGGGCACATCAAGTAGTTCTAGATGTTCCACGGGCAATAGAAAGGCTCTGCGAAAGAGAGCCTTCTCCTCCTTGCATCCTTCAAGTGAAACACGACAGTCTAGCATACTGGACCATTTCCAATTCAAAGCTAGACCGAAACCAAGCAAGGTTGATGCTGTACCTGATATGTTGGTGTCTGGATCAAATGTGTCGCCTTCTTATGTTAAAGACCATAGGGATTGCACTCAGGAGTTAGACATTGGAACAGATTGGGAGAAGAAAGCTATCAGTCTCTTGCAAAATCATTTTGGTTATTCATCTCTGAAGAATTTCCAAAAGGAAGCATTGGCTGCCTGGTTTGCTCACCAAGATTGCCTTGTTCTTGCTGCAACAGGGTCTG GAAAATCACTCTGTTTTCAGATTCCAGCATTATTAACAGGGAAGGTTGTAGTTGTGATTTCCCCCTTGATTAGCTTGATGCATGATCAGTGCTTAAAACTTGCAAAACATGGGATCTCTGCTTGCTTTCTTGGGTCTGGGCAACCTGACAGTTCTGTGGAACAGAAAGCAATGAGAGGCATGTATGACATAATATATGTTTGTCCAGAGACAATTTTAAG ATTGATAGAACCACTTCAGAGGCTTGCAGAAAGTCGTGGAATTGCTTTATTTGCAATCGATGAAGTCCATTGTGTTTCCAAGTGGGGCCATGATTTTCGGCCTGATTACAG GCGATTGTCTGTGCTGCGGGAGAACTTCAGTGCttgcaatttaaaatttttagaatttgataTACCACTGATGGCATTGACTGCTACTGCCACAATACGGGTTCGAGAAGACATTCTTAAGTCTCTATCCATGTCGAAGGAAACAAAGATTGTGCTTACTTCATTTTTCCGCTCAAATCTTCGGTTTTCG GTAAAACATAGTAGAACATCTTCACCATCTTCCTATGGGAAGGATTTCTGTGAACTGATAGACATATACGTCAGAAAGAGAAAGACTGGTTACAAGAAACAGATTACAATGTCAGAAGAATTAGGTGGTGCATCTGATGGCCCTGATATTAGTTGCATATATAAGGCAGATGGAATCTCTCGAAATGATCAAAACCACACTGAGGATTCGTATTCGGACAGAGATATTGATGAACCATATTCAATGAAGGAAAATGGGTCAACAGCTatgaagggaaaagaaatgtcCATTGAATATTTGGAAAATGATGTGGATGTCTTTCATGGTGTGGATGATTGGGATG TTGCCTTTGGTGAATTCTGTGGGCAATCTCCTCATGCATGCTGGGGTTCGAGTGGGTTATCAAAGACAGTCGATCCACCAAATGAGCCGAAAGAAATACTAAGACTTCTCCATGAACCTTTAGAACAAGGATTGACCATTATATATGTTCCTACTAGAAAAGAGACATTGAACATCACAAAATATCTTTGTGAGCGTGGTGTGAAGGCTGCTGCTTATAATGCTTCG TTGCCAAAATCACATTTAAGGCAGGTTCACAAGGAATTTCATGAAAACAATTTAGAG GTTGTCGTTGCAACAATTGCTTTTGGAATGGGAATTGACAAGTTGAATGTCCGAAGAATTATCCACTATGGTTGGCCACAG AGTTTGGAGGCATACTATCAAGAAGCTGGTCGAGCTGGCAGGGATGGGAAATTAGCAGATTGCa CTCTGTATGCAAATCTAACACGAGTACCATCACTCTTGCCGAGCAAAAGAAGTGAAGAGCAGACGAAACATGCATATAAGATGCTATCTGACTGCTTCAG ATATGGCATGAATACTTATCGCTGTCGGGCTAAGACACTTGTGGAGTACTTTGGGGAGGATCTGAGTTATGAGAAGTGTCTCTT ATGTGATGTTTGTGTTGATGGACCTCCTGGAATGCAGAATTTGAAAGAGGAGGCAGATGTGTTGATGCAGGCTATTGCTTCTCATCAT GAGAAGGAAAGTTTTATGGATGGCTCATATGATGATGCTACATGCACTGGCATGAAGCAATGGCACTCTATGGAAATGCCGAATCTCAGAATGCTTGTTGGTAAAATAAGGGAGCAGGTGACACTAAATTTAgcctgtgtgtgtgtgttctgcGATGGTGGGAATGTGTGTGCCAGATGTTTTATATGGGGGTTTAAGACGTTTCTCAAATTCTTgctatttgtttgtttttatctGATGGCCACATGCAGTCCCAAAAATTTGTGGCAACTGATCTGCTATGGTGGCGAGGTCTTGCACGGATTATGGAAGATAAAGGATACATTCGAGAGGCAGATAAGAAG TCCAACTGGGGACGGAAATAGCGAAGTACTTGTTTGCACCCGTCTAAAACTAGGAGCTACATCCATGTTCGTACGTCTGATAGCACCCCATGCGTGg ATTCATGTTCAGATTCAATTCCCAGAGCCAACAAAACTCGGCCTGGAACTTTTTCAATCTGAAAaggatcaatttttttatgtttatccGGAGGCAGATATGCTGCTGTCAGTGAGCAAGCACAAATCTTGTACAACTTTCTCAGAATGGGGAAAAGGCTGGGCGGATCCTGAGATCCGACGCCAGCGCTTAGAGAGGATGCAGGTGCAACGGAATAGAAAGCCAGAAAGGTCAACTGCACCACGGAAACGAAAGCATCGAGGACCACAAACCTCACGAAGTAGAAAATCAAGTAAACGCAACCCAGATTTAAGAACTGTTAGAGGAAGGATAGAATCGAAACTCTCAAAATATCAGTGA
- the LOC122319324 gene encoding ATP-dependent DNA helicase Q-like SIM isoform X5 produces the protein MFCPYDPPALRTLRISPEFKVSHRLAGNASKRSELSLSLSGVCFREHFHIMDGNDASSDQVIEKLIEMGFEDFAVKEGVKARGPSFVDALDYILNGPCRNGGGTSSSSRCSTGNRKALRKRAFSSLHPSSETRQSSILDHFQFKARPKPSKVDAVPDMLVSGSNVSPSYVKDHRDCTQELDIGTDWEKKAISLLQNHFGYSSLKNFQKEALAAWFAHQDCLVLAATGSGKSLCFQIPALLTGKVVVVISPLISLMHDQCLKLAKHGISACFLGSGQPDSSVEQKAMRGMYDIIYVCPETILRLIEPLQRLAESRGIALFAIDEVHCVSKWGHDFRPDYRRLSVLRENFSACNLKFLEFDIPLMALTATATIRVREDILKSLSMSKETKIVLTSFFRSNLRFSVKHSRTSSPSSYGKDFCELIDIYVRKRKTGYKKQITMSEELGGASDGPDISCIYKADGISRNDQNHTEDSYSDRDIDEPYSMKENGSTAMKGKEMSIEYLENDVDVFHGVDDWDVAFGEFCGQSPHACWGSSGLSKTVDPPNEPKEILRLLHEPLEQGLTIIYVPTRKETLNITKYLCERGVKAAAYNASLPKSHLRQVHKEFHENNLEVVVATIAFGMGIDKLNVRRIIHYGWPQSLEAYYQEAGRAGRDGKLADCTLYANLTRVPSLLPSKRSEEQTKHAYKMLSDCFRYGMNTYRCRAKTLVEYFGEDLSYEKCLLCDVCVDGPPGMQNLKEEADVLMQAIASHHEKESFMDGSYDDATCTGMKQWHSMEMPNLRMLVGKIREQSQKFVATDLLWWRGLARIMEDKGYIREADKKIHVQIQFPEPTKLGLELFQSEKDQFFYVYPEADMLLSVSKHKSCTTFSEWGKGWADPEIRRQRLERMQVQRNRKPERSTAPRKRKHRGPQTSRSRKSSKRNPDLRTVRGRIESKLSKYQ, from the exons ATGTTTTGCCCTTATGACCCACCTGCCCTGCGAACTCTCAGAATTTCTCCCGAATTCAAAGTCTCGCACCGTCTGGCGGGAAACGCATCTAAGAGGtcagaactctctctctctctctctggggtGTGTTTCAG AGAACATTTTCATATCATGGATGGCAATGATGCATCTTCTGACCAAGTCATTGAAAAACTGATTGAAATGGGATTTGAGGATTTCGCCGTCAAAGAAGGTGTAAAAGCAAGGGGTCCATCATTTGTTGATGCACTTGACTATATCTTGAATGGTCCTTGTAGAAATGGTGGGGGCACATCAAGTAGTTCTAGATGTTCCACGGGCAATAGAAAGGCTCTGCGAAAGAGAGCCTTCTCCTCCTTGCATCCTTCAAGTGAAACACGACAGTCTAGCATACTGGACCATTTCCAATTCAAAGCTAGACCGAAACCAAGCAAGGTTGATGCTGTACCTGATATGTTGGTGTCTGGATCAAATGTGTCGCCTTCTTATGTTAAAGACCATAGGGATTGCACTCAGGAGTTAGACATTGGAACAGATTGGGAGAAGAAAGCTATCAGTCTCTTGCAAAATCATTTTGGTTATTCATCTCTGAAGAATTTCCAAAAGGAAGCATTGGCTGCCTGGTTTGCTCACCAAGATTGCCTTGTTCTTGCTGCAACAGGGTCTG GAAAATCACTCTGTTTTCAGATTCCAGCATTATTAACAGGGAAGGTTGTAGTTGTGATTTCCCCCTTGATTAGCTTGATGCATGATCAGTGCTTAAAACTTGCAAAACATGGGATCTCTGCTTGCTTTCTTGGGTCTGGGCAACCTGACAGTTCTGTGGAACAGAAAGCAATGAGAGGCATGTATGACATAATATATGTTTGTCCAGAGACAATTTTAAG ATTGATAGAACCACTTCAGAGGCTTGCAGAAAGTCGTGGAATTGCTTTATTTGCAATCGATGAAGTCCATTGTGTTTCCAAGTGGGGCCATGATTTTCGGCCTGATTACAG GCGATTGTCTGTGCTGCGGGAGAACTTCAGTGCttgcaatttaaaatttttagaatttgataTACCACTGATGGCATTGACTGCTACTGCCACAATACGGGTTCGAGAAGACATTCTTAAGTCTCTATCCATGTCGAAGGAAACAAAGATTGTGCTTACTTCATTTTTCCGCTCAAATCTTCGGTTTTCG GTAAAACATAGTAGAACATCTTCACCATCTTCCTATGGGAAGGATTTCTGTGAACTGATAGACATATACGTCAGAAAGAGAAAGACTGGTTACAAGAAACAGATTACAATGTCAGAAGAATTAGGTGGTGCATCTGATGGCCCTGATATTAGTTGCATATATAAGGCAGATGGAATCTCTCGAAATGATCAAAACCACACTGAGGATTCGTATTCGGACAGAGATATTGATGAACCATATTCAATGAAGGAAAATGGGTCAACAGCTatgaagggaaaagaaatgtcCATTGAATATTTGGAAAATGATGTGGATGTCTTTCATGGTGTGGATGATTGGGATG TTGCCTTTGGTGAATTCTGTGGGCAATCTCCTCATGCATGCTGGGGTTCGAGTGGGTTATCAAAGACAGTCGATCCACCAAATGAGCCGAAAGAAATACTAAGACTTCTCCATGAACCTTTAGAACAAGGATTGACCATTATATATGTTCCTACTAGAAAAGAGACATTGAACATCACAAAATATCTTTGTGAGCGTGGTGTGAAGGCTGCTGCTTATAATGCTTCG TTGCCAAAATCACATTTAAGGCAGGTTCACAAGGAATTTCATGAAAACAATTTAGAG GTTGTCGTTGCAACAATTGCTTTTGGAATGGGAATTGACAAGTTGAATGTCCGAAGAATTATCCACTATGGTTGGCCACAG AGTTTGGAGGCATACTATCAAGAAGCTGGTCGAGCTGGCAGGGATGGGAAATTAGCAGATTGCa CTCTGTATGCAAATCTAACACGAGTACCATCACTCTTGCCGAGCAAAAGAAGTGAAGAGCAGACGAAACATGCATATAAGATGCTATCTGACTGCTTCAG ATATGGCATGAATACTTATCGCTGTCGGGCTAAGACACTTGTGGAGTACTTTGGGGAGGATCTGAGTTATGAGAAGTGTCTCTT ATGTGATGTTTGTGTTGATGGACCTCCTGGAATGCAGAATTTGAAAGAGGAGGCAGATGTGTTGATGCAGGCTATTGCTTCTCATCAT GAGAAGGAAAGTTTTATGGATGGCTCATATGATGATGCTACATGCACTGGCATGAAGCAATGGCACTCTATGGAAATGCCGAATCTCAGAATGCTTGTTGGTAAAATAAGGGAGCAG TCCCAAAAATTTGTGGCAACTGATCTGCTATGGTGGCGAGGTCTTGCACGGATTATGGAAGATAAAGGATACATTCGAGAGGCAGATAAGAAG ATTCATGTTCAGATTCAATTCCCAGAGCCAACAAAACTCGGCCTGGAACTTTTTCAATCTGAAAaggatcaatttttttatgtttatccGGAGGCAGATATGCTGCTGTCAGTGAGCAAGCACAAATCTTGTACAACTTTCTCAGAATGGGGAAAAGGCTGGGCGGATCCTGAGATCCGACGCCAGCGCTTAGAGAGGATGCAGGTGCAACGGAATAGAAAGCCAGAAAGGTCAACTGCACCACGGAAACGAAAGCATCGAGGACCACAAACCTCACGAAGTAGAAAATCAAGTAAACGCAACCCAGATTTAAGAACTGTTAGAGGAAGGATAGAATCGAAACTCTCAAAATATCAGTGA
- the LOC122319324 gene encoding ATP-dependent DNA helicase Q-like SIM isoform X2, giving the protein MTHLPCELSEFLPNSKSRTVWRETHLRGQNSLSLSLGEHFHIMDGNDASSDQVIEKLIEMGFEDFAVKEGVKARGPSFVDALDYILNGPCRNGGGTSSSSRCSTGNRKALRKRAFSSLHPSSETRQSSILDHFQFKARPKPSKVDAVPDMLVSGSNVSPSYVKDHRDCTQELDIGTDWEKKAISLLQNHFGYSSLKNFQKEALAAWFAHQDCLVLAATGSGKSLCFQIPALLTGKVVVVISPLISLMHDQCLKLAKHGISACFLGSGQPDSSVEQKAMRGMYDIIYVCPETILRLIEPLQRLAESRGIALFAIDEVHCVSKWGHDFRPDYRRLSVLRENFSACNLKFLEFDIPLMALTATATIRVREDILKSLSMSKETKIVLTSFFRSNLRFSVKHSRTSSPSSYGKDFCELIDIYVRKRKTGYKKQITMSEELGGASDGPDISCIYKADGISRNDQNHTEDSYSDRDIDEPYSMKENGSTAMKGKEMSIEYLENDVDVFHGVDDWDVAFGEFCGQSPHACWGSSGLSKTVDPPNEPKEILRLLHEPLEQGLTIIYVPTRKETLNITKYLCERGVKAAAYNASLPKSHLRQVHKEFHENNLEVVVATIAFGMGIDKLNVRRIIHYGWPQSLEAYYQEAGRAGRDGKLADCTLYANLTRVPSLLPSKRSEEQTKHAYKMLSDCFRYGMNTYRCRAKTLVEYFGEDLSYEKCLLCDVCVDGPPGMQNLKEEADVLMQAIASHHEKESFMDGSYDDATCTGMKQWHSMEMPNLRMLVGKIREQVTLNLACVCVFCDGGNVCARCFIWGFKTFLKFLLFVCFYLMATCSPKNLWQLICYGGEVLHGLWKIKDTFERQIRSPTGDGNSEVLVCTRLKLGATSMFVRLIAPHAWIHVQIQFPEPTKLGLELFQSEKDQFFYVYPEADMLLSVSKHKSCTTFSEWGKGWADPEIRRQRLERMQVQRNRKPERSTAPRKRKHRGPQTSRSRKSSKRNPDLRTVRGRIESKLSKYQ; this is encoded by the exons ATGACCCACCTGCCCTGCGAACTCTCAGAATTTCTCCCGAATTCAAAGTCTCGCACCGTCTGGCGGGAAACGCATCTAAGAGGtcagaactctctctctctctctctggg AGAACATTTTCATATCATGGATGGCAATGATGCATCTTCTGACCAAGTCATTGAAAAACTGATTGAAATGGGATTTGAGGATTTCGCCGTCAAAGAAGGTGTAAAAGCAAGGGGTCCATCATTTGTTGATGCACTTGACTATATCTTGAATGGTCCTTGTAGAAATGGTGGGGGCACATCAAGTAGTTCTAGATGTTCCACGGGCAATAGAAAGGCTCTGCGAAAGAGAGCCTTCTCCTCCTTGCATCCTTCAAGTGAAACACGACAGTCTAGCATACTGGACCATTTCCAATTCAAAGCTAGACCGAAACCAAGCAAGGTTGATGCTGTACCTGATATGTTGGTGTCTGGATCAAATGTGTCGCCTTCTTATGTTAAAGACCATAGGGATTGCACTCAGGAGTTAGACATTGGAACAGATTGGGAGAAGAAAGCTATCAGTCTCTTGCAAAATCATTTTGGTTATTCATCTCTGAAGAATTTCCAAAAGGAAGCATTGGCTGCCTGGTTTGCTCACCAAGATTGCCTTGTTCTTGCTGCAACAGGGTCTG GAAAATCACTCTGTTTTCAGATTCCAGCATTATTAACAGGGAAGGTTGTAGTTGTGATTTCCCCCTTGATTAGCTTGATGCATGATCAGTGCTTAAAACTTGCAAAACATGGGATCTCTGCTTGCTTTCTTGGGTCTGGGCAACCTGACAGTTCTGTGGAACAGAAAGCAATGAGAGGCATGTATGACATAATATATGTTTGTCCAGAGACAATTTTAAG ATTGATAGAACCACTTCAGAGGCTTGCAGAAAGTCGTGGAATTGCTTTATTTGCAATCGATGAAGTCCATTGTGTTTCCAAGTGGGGCCATGATTTTCGGCCTGATTACAG GCGATTGTCTGTGCTGCGGGAGAACTTCAGTGCttgcaatttaaaatttttagaatttgataTACCACTGATGGCATTGACTGCTACTGCCACAATACGGGTTCGAGAAGACATTCTTAAGTCTCTATCCATGTCGAAGGAAACAAAGATTGTGCTTACTTCATTTTTCCGCTCAAATCTTCGGTTTTCG GTAAAACATAGTAGAACATCTTCACCATCTTCCTATGGGAAGGATTTCTGTGAACTGATAGACATATACGTCAGAAAGAGAAAGACTGGTTACAAGAAACAGATTACAATGTCAGAAGAATTAGGTGGTGCATCTGATGGCCCTGATATTAGTTGCATATATAAGGCAGATGGAATCTCTCGAAATGATCAAAACCACACTGAGGATTCGTATTCGGACAGAGATATTGATGAACCATATTCAATGAAGGAAAATGGGTCAACAGCTatgaagggaaaagaaatgtcCATTGAATATTTGGAAAATGATGTGGATGTCTTTCATGGTGTGGATGATTGGGATG TTGCCTTTGGTGAATTCTGTGGGCAATCTCCTCATGCATGCTGGGGTTCGAGTGGGTTATCAAAGACAGTCGATCCACCAAATGAGCCGAAAGAAATACTAAGACTTCTCCATGAACCTTTAGAACAAGGATTGACCATTATATATGTTCCTACTAGAAAAGAGACATTGAACATCACAAAATATCTTTGTGAGCGTGGTGTGAAGGCTGCTGCTTATAATGCTTCG TTGCCAAAATCACATTTAAGGCAGGTTCACAAGGAATTTCATGAAAACAATTTAGAG GTTGTCGTTGCAACAATTGCTTTTGGAATGGGAATTGACAAGTTGAATGTCCGAAGAATTATCCACTATGGTTGGCCACAG AGTTTGGAGGCATACTATCAAGAAGCTGGTCGAGCTGGCAGGGATGGGAAATTAGCAGATTGCa CTCTGTATGCAAATCTAACACGAGTACCATCACTCTTGCCGAGCAAAAGAAGTGAAGAGCAGACGAAACATGCATATAAGATGCTATCTGACTGCTTCAG ATATGGCATGAATACTTATCGCTGTCGGGCTAAGACACTTGTGGAGTACTTTGGGGAGGATCTGAGTTATGAGAAGTGTCTCTT ATGTGATGTTTGTGTTGATGGACCTCCTGGAATGCAGAATTTGAAAGAGGAGGCAGATGTGTTGATGCAGGCTATTGCTTCTCATCAT GAGAAGGAAAGTTTTATGGATGGCTCATATGATGATGCTACATGCACTGGCATGAAGCAATGGCACTCTATGGAAATGCCGAATCTCAGAATGCTTGTTGGTAAAATAAGGGAGCAGGTGACACTAAATTTAgcctgtgtgtgtgtgttctgcGATGGTGGGAATGTGTGTGCCAGATGTTTTATATGGGGGTTTAAGACGTTTCTCAAATTCTTgctatttgtttgtttttatctGATGGCCACATGCAGTCCCAAAAATTTGTGGCAACTGATCTGCTATGGTGGCGAGGTCTTGCACGGATTATGGAAGATAAAGGATACATTCGAGAGGCAGATAAGAAG TCCAACTGGGGACGGAAATAGCGAAGTACTTGTTTGCACCCGTCTAAAACTAGGAGCTACATCCATGTTCGTACGTCTGATAGCACCCCATGCGTGg ATTCATGTTCAGATTCAATTCCCAGAGCCAACAAAACTCGGCCTGGAACTTTTTCAATCTGAAAaggatcaatttttttatgtttatccGGAGGCAGATATGCTGCTGTCAGTGAGCAAGCACAAATCTTGTACAACTTTCTCAGAATGGGGAAAAGGCTGGGCGGATCCTGAGATCCGACGCCAGCGCTTAGAGAGGATGCAGGTGCAACGGAATAGAAAGCCAGAAAGGTCAACTGCACCACGGAAACGAAAGCATCGAGGACCACAAACCTCACGAAGTAGAAAATCAAGTAAACGCAACCCAGATTTAAGAACTGTTAGAGGAAGGATAGAATCGAAACTCTCAAAATATCAGTGA